One genomic window of Syngnathoides biaculeatus isolate LvHL_M chromosome 13, ASM1980259v1, whole genome shotgun sequence includes the following:
- the LOC133511370 gene encoding uncharacterized protein LOC133511370 isoform X4 — translation MEANPDLPGAEVDRWLSHLKHHLRRYAKEKESKTATSSVQTERRRPTTCTWLQSTRLQPIPRGRTSYTAPAAATGISLSAKPAVSTALWWTVSAMMELGILLSQPCHLIRLLPGKPSHLLDSRSIFWAEISSSPRALSSNAALMDLSWNFRMVTRTAALPPLPPVPPPSFRLLNNALWHAPLLTSIGQEWILTPVVGSRLSTFGLSGNLGSVISDLMIW, via the exons atggaggccaatccagaccttcctggtgctgaggttgaccggtggttgtcacatcttaaacatcatttgaggagataTGCTAAAGAGAAAGAATctaag acagcgacctcaagTGTCCAGACGGAGAGGCGGAGGCCAACAACCTGCACGTGGCTACAATCGACGAGGTTACAACCAATCCCGAGAGGGAGGACATCTtacacagcaccagcagcagcaactgGGATATCCCTCAGTGCCAAACCAGCAGTATCTACTGCCCTCTGGTGGACAGTTTCCGCAATGATG GAGCTCGGCATTCTACTATCACAGCCCTGCCACCTGATACGTCTCTTACCAGGAAAACCATCtcacttgttggattcaagg tcaatcttttgggcagagatctcctcatcgccacgtgccctctcatcaaatgcagccctgatggacttatcctggaatttccggatggtaacacgtactgctgctctgccgcctctgcctccggtgccacctcccagtttccgcttgttgaacaacgccctgtggcatgcgccactgctgacatctattgggcaagagtggatattgactccgGTGGTTGGCTCGAGGCtgagcacttttggactctctggtaaCCTTGGGTCCGTAAtctcagatcttatgatatggtaa
- the LOC133511370 gene encoding uncharacterized protein LOC133511370 isoform X2 codes for MEANPDLPGAEVDRWLSHLKHHLRRYAKEKESKVEVRPLVAVTCASIVDGLVIGPALADSDLKCPDGEAEANNLHVATIDEVTTNPEREDILHSTSSSNWDIPQCQTSSIYCPLVDSFRNDGARHSTITALPPDTSLTRKTISLVGFKEISSSPRALSSNAALMDLSWNFRMVTRTAALPPLPPVPPPSFRLLNNALWHAPLLTSIGQEWILTPVVGSRLSTFGLSGNLGSVISDLMIW; via the exons atggaggccaatccagaccttcctggtgctgaggttgaccggtggttgtcacatcttaaacatcatttgaggagataTGCTAAAGAGAAAGAATctaag GTTGAGGTGCGTCCCCTGGTGGCCGTGacatgtgcttcaattgtggacggcctggtcattgggcccgcacttgcagacagcgacctcaagTGTCCAGACGGAGAGGCGGAGGCCAACAACCTGCACGTGGCTACAATCGACGAGGTTACAACCAATCCCGAGAGGGAGGACATCTtacacagcaccagcagcagcaactgGGATATCCCTCAGTGCCAAACCAGCAGTATCTACTGCCCTCTGGTGGACAGTTTCCGCAATGATG GAGCTCGGCATTCTACTATCACAGCCCTGCCACCTGATACGTCTCTTACCAGGAAAACCATCtcacttgttggattcaagg agatctcctcatcgccacgtgccctctcatcaaatgcagccctgatggacttatcctggaatttccggatggtaacacgtactgctgctctgccgcctctgcctccggtgccacctcccagtttccgcttgttgaacaacgccctgtggcatgcgccactgctgacatctattgggcaagagtggatattgactccgGTGGTTGGCTCGAGGCtgagcacttttggactctctggtaaCCTTGGGTCCGTAAtctcagatcttatgatatggtaa
- the LOC133511370 gene encoding uncharacterized protein LOC133511370 isoform X1, with protein sequence MEANPDLPGAEVDRWLSHLKHHLRRYAKEKESKVEVRPLVAVTCASIVDGLVIGPALADSDLKCPDGEAEANNLHVATIDEVTTNPEREDILHSTSSSNWDIPQCQTSSIYCPLVDSFRNDGARHSTITALPPDTSLTRKTISLVGFKGEETALQLTTPVTVQCFSQTFFHSFVFAPNCSVNLLGRDLLIATCPLIKCSPDGLILEFPDGNTYCCSAASASGATSQFPLVEQRPVACATADIYWARVDIDSGGWLEAEHFWTLW encoded by the exons atggaggccaatccagaccttcctggtgctgaggttgaccggtggttgtcacatcttaaacatcatttgaggagataTGCTAAAGAGAAAGAATctaag GTTGAGGTGCGTCCCCTGGTGGCCGTGacatgtgcttcaattgtggacggcctggtcattgggcccgcacttgcagacagcgacctcaagTGTCCAGACGGAGAGGCGGAGGCCAACAACCTGCACGTGGCTACAATCGACGAGGTTACAACCAATCCCGAGAGGGAGGACATCTtacacagcaccagcagcagcaactgGGATATCCCTCAGTGCCAAACCAGCAGTATCTACTGCCCTCTGGTGGACAGTTTCCGCAATGATG GAGCTCGGCATTCTACTATCACAGCCCTGCCACCTGATACGTCTCTTACCAGGAAAACCATCtcacttgttggattcaagggtgaagaaactgccctgcaattgaccactccagtgactgttcaatgtttttcacagacttttttccattcttttgtgtttgcacctaactgttcagtcaatcttttgggcagagatctcctcatcgccacgtgccctctcatcaaatgcagccctgatggacttatcctggaatttccggatggtaacacgtactgctgctctgccgcctctgcctccggtgccacctcccagtttccgcttgttgaacaacgccctgtggcatgcgccactgctgacatctattgggcaagagtggatattgactccgGTGGTTGGCTCGAGGCtgagcacttttggactctctggtaa
- the LOC133511370 gene encoding uncharacterized protein LOC133511370 isoform X3 translates to MEANPDLPGAEVDRWLSHLKHHLRRYAKEKESKVEVRPLVAVTCASIVDGLVIGPALADSDLKCPDGEAEANNLHVATIDEVTTNPEREDILHSTSSSNWDIPQCQTSSIYCPLVDSFRNDGARHSTITALPPDTSLTRKTISLVGFKVNLLGRDLLIATCPLIKCSPDGLILEFPDGNTYCCSAASASGATSQFPLVEQRPVACATADIYWARVDIDSGGWLEAEHFWTLW, encoded by the exons atggaggccaatccagaccttcctggtgctgaggttgaccggtggttgtcacatcttaaacatcatttgaggagataTGCTAAAGAGAAAGAATctaag GTTGAGGTGCGTCCCCTGGTGGCCGTGacatgtgcttcaattgtggacggcctggtcattgggcccgcacttgcagacagcgacctcaagTGTCCAGACGGAGAGGCGGAGGCCAACAACCTGCACGTGGCTACAATCGACGAGGTTACAACCAATCCCGAGAGGGAGGACATCTtacacagcaccagcagcagcaactgGGATATCCCTCAGTGCCAAACCAGCAGTATCTACTGCCCTCTGGTGGACAGTTTCCGCAATGATG GAGCTCGGCATTCTACTATCACAGCCCTGCCACCTGATACGTCTCTTACCAGGAAAACCATCtcacttgttggattcaagg tcaatcttttgggcagagatctcctcatcgccacgtgccctctcatcaaatgcagccctgatggacttatcctggaatttccggatggtaacacgtactgctgctctgccgcctctgcctccggtgccacctcccagtttccgcttgttgaacaacgccctgtggcatgcgccactgctgacatctattgggcaagagtggatattgactccgGTGGTTGGCTCGAGGCtgagcacttttggactctctggtaa
- the LOC133511370 gene encoding uncharacterized protein LOC133511370 isoform X5, with the protein MEANPDLPGAEVDRWLSHLKHHLRRYAKEKESKVEVRPLVAVTCASIVDGLVIGPALADSDLKCPDGEAEANNLHVATIDEVTTNPEREDILHSTSSSNWDIPQCQTSSIYCPLVDSFRNDGARHSTITALPPDTSLTRKTISLVGFKGEETALQLTTPRSPHRHVPSHQMQP; encoded by the exons atggaggccaatccagaccttcctggtgctgaggttgaccggtggttgtcacatcttaaacatcatttgaggagataTGCTAAAGAGAAAGAATctaag GTTGAGGTGCGTCCCCTGGTGGCCGTGacatgtgcttcaattgtggacggcctggtcattgggcccgcacttgcagacagcgacctcaagTGTCCAGACGGAGAGGCGGAGGCCAACAACCTGCACGTGGCTACAATCGACGAGGTTACAACCAATCCCGAGAGGGAGGACATCTtacacagcaccagcagcagcaactgGGATATCCCTCAGTGCCAAACCAGCAGTATCTACTGCCCTCTGGTGGACAGTTTCCGCAATGATG GAGCTCGGCATTCTACTATCACAGCCCTGCCACCTGATACGTCTCTTACCAGGAAAACCATCtcacttgttggattcaagggtgaagaaactgccctgcaattgaccactcca agatctcctcatcgccacgtgccctctcatcaaatgcagccctga